One genomic segment of Synchiropus splendidus isolate RoL2022-P1 chromosome 16, RoL_Sspl_1.0, whole genome shotgun sequence includes these proteins:
- the ddhd1a gene encoding phospholipase DDHD1 isoform X2, which produces MSVFNSASETSRFSSSSNNNKEWDLAGDVTRCCHQMSPMDEAMQAGMSSVQSGLEAHLPGVLGSSSSSQDGLFLNLSPPPSYLEGTNNDANNSGPLFDRRKRSRSNSNRDHFDEVVMELGPEEVRWFYKEDKKTWKPFVGHDSLQIEWMYRKYCRLNSRTSVGECCNNNGVESRGLDREVPVETRTSSVHEGRTTGDTLPSDDRDTESIEINVGPVCVRGGLYEVNVMESECIPVYWKQQDHIPVMRGQWFIDGTWLPLEEEESDLIEQEHLKRFPSQQMQDTFETDLVARTIDSKNAIHSLKLSRTHVDWHSVDEVYLYSDATTSKIARTVTQTLGFSKASSSGTRLHRGYVEEASPEDRPPQTTHIVFVVHGIGQKMDQGRIIKNTGMLREGVRKMEEKHFVEHNDEHVEFLPVEWRSKLALDGDTVDSITPDKVRGLRDLLNSSAMDIMYYNSPLYRDEITKGLTQELNRLYTLFCSRNPDFEDRGGKVSIVSHSLGCVITYDIMTGWDPVRFCLQEHHAVEKELDRHWASCEERLLLEQLRHTRKRLRELENQLITLEASKPSAPPALKFKVENFFCMGSPLAVFLALRGIRPGTSCHQDHILPTSICSRLLNVFHPTDPVAYRLEPLILKHYSNISPVQIHWCTAVNPTPYDEIRPTFLNPFKDPPSDTDSIPSPSTSPVLLRRHYGESITSLGKASIMGAASIGKGIGGILFSHFSRSHSQPSVSLGLEGGTNPEEEEQRRTESQSAYGLSTLTQPASPTADSLELERRIDFELREGLVESRYWSAVTSHTGYWCSHDIALFLLTFIYKQKMLQSEPAEASLELD; this is translated from the exons ATGAGCGTTTTCAACAGTGCAAGTGAAACATCAaggttcagcagcagcagtaacaACAACAAGGAGTGGGACTTGGCCGGCGATGTGACCCGGTGCTGTCACCAGATGAGCCCCATGGACGAGGCCATGCAGGCGGGTATGTCGTCCGTCCAGTCGGGACTGGAAGCCCACCTGCCGGGTGTcctcggcagcagcagcagcagccaggacgGACTGTTTCTGAACTTGAGTCCGCCGCCTTCGTATCTGGAAGGAACCAACAACGATGCGAATAACTCGGGTCCGCTGTTCGACAGGAGGAAGCGGTCCCGGTCCAACAGCAACAGAGACCACTTCGACGAGGTGGTCATGGAACTAGGTCCCGAGGAGGTGCGGTGGTTTTACAAAGAGGACAAGAAAACTTGGAAGCCCTTCGTCGGACACGACTCTCTTCAGATCGAGTGGATGTATCGTAAATATTGCCGACTGAATTCAAGAACAAGTGTGGGAGAGTGCTGTAATAACAACGGGGTGGAGAGTAGAGGACTGGACCGGGAAGTGCCGGTGGAGACGAGGACCAGCAGTGTTCACGAAGGCCGGACCACTGGAGACACGCTTCCCTCGGATGACAGAGACACTGAAAGCATCGAGATCAACGTGGgacctgtgtgtgtcagaggtggACTCTATGAAGTGAATGTCATGGAAAGTGAATGCATTCCTGTGTACTGGAAAC AACAAGACCACATTCCAGTGATGAGAGGTCAGTGGTTCATCGATGGCACCTGGCTTCctttagaagaagaagagagcgaCCTGATCGAGCAGGAGCACCTCAAGCGTTTCCCTAGTCAGCAGATGCAGGACACGTTTGAGACCGATCTGGTCGCCAGAACCATCGATAGTAAAAACG CCATCCACAGTCTCAAGTTAAGTCGGACCCATGTGGACTGGCACAGCGTGGACGAGGTCTACCTCTACAGTGATGCAACCACCTCAAAAATTGCACGGACGGTCACACAGACGCTTGGCTTCTCCAAAG CTTCCAGCAGTGGCACACGGCTTCACCGGGGGTACGTGGAGGAGGCCTCCCCTGAAGACCGACCACCTCAGACCACTCATATCGTCTTTGTGGTGCATGGTATCGGACAGAAGATGGATCAAGGACGGATCATAAAAAACACTGGAAT GTTGAGGGAAGGTGTGcggaagatggaggagaagcaCTTTGTGGAGCACAATGACGAGCATGTCGAGTTCCTGCCGGTGGAGTGGCGCTCTAAACTGGCCTTGGATGGAG ATACTGTCGACTCCATCACCCCTGACAAAGTGAGAGGACTGAGAGACCTCCTGAACAGTAGTGCCATGGACATCATGTACTACAACAGCCCTCTGTACAGGGACGAG ATCACTAAAGGTCTAACGCAAGAGCTGAATAGACTGTACACGCTCTTCTGCTCCCGCAATCCTGATTTCGAGGACAGGGGAGGCAAAGTGTCCATTGTGTCACACTCCCTTGGTTGCGTCATCACCTATGACATCATGACGGGCTGGGATCCTGTCCGCTTCTGCCTGCAAGAGCATCACGCCGTGGAGAAGGAGCTGGATCGACACTGGGCCTCCTGTGAGGAGAGACTTCTGCTGGAACAGCTGAGGCACACGAGGAAAAG ATTAAGAGAGTTGGAAAATCAACTCATAACACTGGAAGCCTCAAAACCTTCAGCACCACCAGCACTTAAATTTAAG GTGGAAAACTTCTTCTGCATGGGCTCTCCTCTGGCTGTGTTCTTGGCTCTGAGAGGCATTCGTCCTGGTACCAGTTGCCATCAGGATCACATCCTTCCCACCTCCATATGCAGCCGGCTGTTGAATGTCTTCCACCCCACAGATCCAGTG GCGTACAGACTGGAGCCTCTCATCCTCAAACACTATAGCAATATCTCTCCTGTTCAAATACACTG GTGCACCGCTGTTAACCCTACCCCTTACGACGAAATAAGACCCACTTTCCTCAACCCATTTAAGGACCCGCCGTCCGACACAGACAGCATCCCGAGCCCCAGCACGTCTCCGGTCCTCCTCAGAAGACACTACGGAGAGTCCATCACCAGCTTAGGCAAGGCCAGCATAATGG GAGCAGCAAGTATTGGGAAGGGCATCGGTGGGATCCTCTTTTCTCATTTCTCAAGGTCACACAGTCAACCATCCGTGTCGTTGGGACTAGAGGGTGGAACCaacccagaggaggaggagcagagaaggacAGAGAGTCAATCAGCATACGGACTCTCCACCTTGACTCAGCCCGCTTCGCCAACTGCTGACTCAT TGGAGTTGGAGCGACGCATCGACTTTGAGCTTCGTGAGGGGCTGGTGGAGAGTCGCTACTGGTCGGCGGTGACCTCCCACACTGGCTACTGGTGCTCACATGACATAGCACTTTTCCTGCTGACGTTCATTTACAAGCAGAAGATGCTGCAGTCGGAGCCAGCAGAAGCCAGTCTGGAGCTGGACTGA
- the ddhd1a gene encoding phospholipase DDHD1 isoform X1: MSVFNSASETSRFSSSSNNNKEWDLAGDVTRCCHQMSPMDEAMQAGMSSVQSGLEAHLPGVLGSSSSSQDGLFLNLSPPPSYLEGTNNDANNSGPLFDRRKRSRSNSNRDHFDEVVMELGPEEVRWFYKEDKKTWKPFVGHDSLQIEWMYRKYCRLNSRTSVGECCNNNGVESRGLDREVPVETRTSSVHEGRTTGDTLPSDDRDTESIEINVGPVCVRGGLYEVNVMESECIPVYWKQQDHIPVMRGQWFIDGTWLPLEEEESDLIEQEHLKRFPSQQMQDTFETDLVARTIDSKNVLSHLSPFYLPFLFKWSGYQTSARTTCHKRKRCQAIHSLKLSRTHVDWHSVDEVYLYSDATTSKIARTVTQTLGFSKASSSGTRLHRGYVEEASPEDRPPQTTHIVFVVHGIGQKMDQGRIIKNTGMLREGVRKMEEKHFVEHNDEHVEFLPVEWRSKLALDGDTVDSITPDKVRGLRDLLNSSAMDIMYYNSPLYRDEITKGLTQELNRLYTLFCSRNPDFEDRGGKVSIVSHSLGCVITYDIMTGWDPVRFCLQEHHAVEKELDRHWASCEERLLLEQLRHTRKRLRELENQLITLEASKPSAPPALKFKVENFFCMGSPLAVFLALRGIRPGTSCHQDHILPTSICSRLLNVFHPTDPVAYRLEPLILKHYSNISPVQIHWCTAVNPTPYDEIRPTFLNPFKDPPSDTDSIPSPSTSPVLLRRHYGESITSLGKASIMGAASIGKGIGGILFSHFSRSHSQPSVSLGLEGGTNPEEEEQRRTESQSAYGLSTLTQPASPTADSLELERRIDFELREGLVESRYWSAVTSHTGYWCSHDIALFLLTFIYKQKMLQSEPAEASLELD, encoded by the exons ATGAGCGTTTTCAACAGTGCAAGTGAAACATCAaggttcagcagcagcagtaacaACAACAAGGAGTGGGACTTGGCCGGCGATGTGACCCGGTGCTGTCACCAGATGAGCCCCATGGACGAGGCCATGCAGGCGGGTATGTCGTCCGTCCAGTCGGGACTGGAAGCCCACCTGCCGGGTGTcctcggcagcagcagcagcagccaggacgGACTGTTTCTGAACTTGAGTCCGCCGCCTTCGTATCTGGAAGGAACCAACAACGATGCGAATAACTCGGGTCCGCTGTTCGACAGGAGGAAGCGGTCCCGGTCCAACAGCAACAGAGACCACTTCGACGAGGTGGTCATGGAACTAGGTCCCGAGGAGGTGCGGTGGTTTTACAAAGAGGACAAGAAAACTTGGAAGCCCTTCGTCGGACACGACTCTCTTCAGATCGAGTGGATGTATCGTAAATATTGCCGACTGAATTCAAGAACAAGTGTGGGAGAGTGCTGTAATAACAACGGGGTGGAGAGTAGAGGACTGGACCGGGAAGTGCCGGTGGAGACGAGGACCAGCAGTGTTCACGAAGGCCGGACCACTGGAGACACGCTTCCCTCGGATGACAGAGACACTGAAAGCATCGAGATCAACGTGGgacctgtgtgtgtcagaggtggACTCTATGAAGTGAATGTCATGGAAAGTGAATGCATTCCTGTGTACTGGAAAC AACAAGACCACATTCCAGTGATGAGAGGTCAGTGGTTCATCGATGGCACCTGGCTTCctttagaagaagaagagagcgaCCTGATCGAGCAGGAGCACCTCAAGCGTTTCCCTAGTCAGCAGATGCAGGACACGTTTGAGACCGATCTGGTCGCCAGAACCATCGATAGTAAAAACG TTCTCTCCCACCTATCCCCTTTCTACCTCCCATTCCTATTCAAATGGAGTGGATATCAGACGAGTGCTAGAACTACATGTCACAAGCGCAAACGCTGCCAAG CCATCCACAGTCTCAAGTTAAGTCGGACCCATGTGGACTGGCACAGCGTGGACGAGGTCTACCTCTACAGTGATGCAACCACCTCAAAAATTGCACGGACGGTCACACAGACGCTTGGCTTCTCCAAAG CTTCCAGCAGTGGCACACGGCTTCACCGGGGGTACGTGGAGGAGGCCTCCCCTGAAGACCGACCACCTCAGACCACTCATATCGTCTTTGTGGTGCATGGTATCGGACAGAAGATGGATCAAGGACGGATCATAAAAAACACTGGAAT GTTGAGGGAAGGTGTGcggaagatggaggagaagcaCTTTGTGGAGCACAATGACGAGCATGTCGAGTTCCTGCCGGTGGAGTGGCGCTCTAAACTGGCCTTGGATGGAG ATACTGTCGACTCCATCACCCCTGACAAAGTGAGAGGACTGAGAGACCTCCTGAACAGTAGTGCCATGGACATCATGTACTACAACAGCCCTCTGTACAGGGACGAG ATCACTAAAGGTCTAACGCAAGAGCTGAATAGACTGTACACGCTCTTCTGCTCCCGCAATCCTGATTTCGAGGACAGGGGAGGCAAAGTGTCCATTGTGTCACACTCCCTTGGTTGCGTCATCACCTATGACATCATGACGGGCTGGGATCCTGTCCGCTTCTGCCTGCAAGAGCATCACGCCGTGGAGAAGGAGCTGGATCGACACTGGGCCTCCTGTGAGGAGAGACTTCTGCTGGAACAGCTGAGGCACACGAGGAAAAG ATTAAGAGAGTTGGAAAATCAACTCATAACACTGGAAGCCTCAAAACCTTCAGCACCACCAGCACTTAAATTTAAG GTGGAAAACTTCTTCTGCATGGGCTCTCCTCTGGCTGTGTTCTTGGCTCTGAGAGGCATTCGTCCTGGTACCAGTTGCCATCAGGATCACATCCTTCCCACCTCCATATGCAGCCGGCTGTTGAATGTCTTCCACCCCACAGATCCAGTG GCGTACAGACTGGAGCCTCTCATCCTCAAACACTATAGCAATATCTCTCCTGTTCAAATACACTG GTGCACCGCTGTTAACCCTACCCCTTACGACGAAATAAGACCCACTTTCCTCAACCCATTTAAGGACCCGCCGTCCGACACAGACAGCATCCCGAGCCCCAGCACGTCTCCGGTCCTCCTCAGAAGACACTACGGAGAGTCCATCACCAGCTTAGGCAAGGCCAGCATAATGG GAGCAGCAAGTATTGGGAAGGGCATCGGTGGGATCCTCTTTTCTCATTTCTCAAGGTCACACAGTCAACCATCCGTGTCGTTGGGACTAGAGGGTGGAACCaacccagaggaggaggagcagagaaggacAGAGAGTCAATCAGCATACGGACTCTCCACCTTGACTCAGCCCGCTTCGCCAACTGCTGACTCAT TGGAGTTGGAGCGACGCATCGACTTTGAGCTTCGTGAGGGGCTGGTGGAGAGTCGCTACTGGTCGGCGGTGACCTCCCACACTGGCTACTGGTGCTCACATGACATAGCACTTTTCCTGCTGACGTTCATTTACAAGCAGAAGATGCTGCAGTCGGAGCCAGCAGAAGCCAGTCTGGAGCTGGACTGA